Proteins encoded in a region of the Acidobacteriota bacterium genome:
- a CDS encoding phosphocholine cytidylyltransferase family protein: MNFAGESVGAAPTMTCRQAVLLAAGAGRRLGRRMDSRPKCLAEVAGTPIVDNLCEILESIGVEELVVVTGHLHDVLVNHLRRMNRRLVFRFVENPDYRTTNNIYSLWLARELIAPPFMLLESDLFVERAVLEPLVEPDRLIVSAYTGEMNGTGVEVSAHGEVTRLVLGAHMAGEDRTSLRKTVNLSSFSRSTWCEHFEPAMREYIEAGALNHFYEDALGRCIHAGAVRVTAVDVTGRKWAEIDTPDDLARAEAMFLS, translated from the coding sequence GTGAATTTCGCCGGCGAGTCCGTGGGCGCCGCGCCCACGATGACGTGCAGGCAGGCCGTTCTGCTGGCGGCGGGCGCGGGCAGGCGGCTCGGCCGGCGCATGGATTCCAGACCCAAGTGCCTGGCTGAGGTTGCCGGGACTCCGATCGTGGATAACCTGTGCGAGATCCTGGAGTCGATCGGCGTCGAAGAGCTCGTGGTCGTCACCGGCCATCTTCACGATGTCCTGGTCAATCACCTTCGGCGCATGAACCGGCGCCTGGTGTTTCGCTTCGTCGAAAACCCGGACTACCGGACCACCAACAACATCTACTCGCTCTGGCTCGCCCGTGAGCTGATCGCACCGCCGTTCATGCTGCTGGAGAGCGATCTGTTCGTGGAACGAGCCGTCCTGGAACCACTCGTCGAGCCCGATCGGTTGATTGTGTCCGCCTACACCGGAGAGATGAACGGCACGGGGGTCGAGGTCTCCGCCCACGGCGAGGTCACGCGCCTTGTCCTCGGGGCGCACATGGCGGGCGAGGATCGAACGAGTCTGCGAAAGACGGTGAATCTCTCCTCCTTTTCTCGGTCCACGTGGTGCGAGCACTTCGAGCCGGCCATGCGCGAATACATCGAGGCGGGCGCACTCAATCACTTCTACGAAGACGCGCTCGGCCGCTGCATTCACGCCGGCGCTGTCCGCGTGACGGCTGTTGATGTCACCGGCAGGAAATGGGCTGAGATCGACACCCCGGACGACCTCGCCAGAGCCGAGGCGATGTTCCTGTCCTGA
- the htpX gene encoding zinc metalloprotease HtpX: protein MSGLKTVVLLGALSGLFLTVGTVLGGQSGLVIAFGIAVVMNIGSYWFSDKIVLKMYRAQEVQAGHRLYDMTARLARRAELPMPKVYVIPDMSPNAFATGRNPQHAAVAATEGIMRLLSDSELEGVMAHELAHVKNRDILISSVAATIGAAITMLAQFAMFFGGGGRDRENGPSPIALIATMLLAPIAASLIQMAVSRSREFVADRTGAQIAGSPVGLAQALKRLEAGSKQIPMDANQATAHMFIVSPLTGKGFSSLFSTHPPTQARVDALMRLQFQ, encoded by the coding sequence ATGAGTGGTTTGAAGACGGTCGTGTTGCTGGGCGCATTGAGTGGCTTGTTCCTGACCGTGGGTACGGTGCTGGGTGGACAGTCCGGCCTGGTGATTGCGTTTGGCATTGCGGTGGTGATGAACATCGGCAGCTACTGGTTTTCCGACAAGATCGTGCTGAAGATGTATCGCGCGCAGGAAGTGCAGGCCGGGCACCGGTTGTACGACATGACCGCCCGTCTGGCCCGCCGCGCGGAACTGCCCATGCCCAAGGTCTACGTGATCCCCGACATGTCTCCGAACGCGTTTGCCACCGGCCGGAATCCGCAGCACGCGGCCGTCGCGGCCACCGAAGGCATCATGCGGCTTCTGTCTGACAGCGAGCTCGAAGGTGTCATGGCCCACGAACTGGCCCACGTGAAGAACCGCGACATCCTGATCAGCAGTGTGGCGGCCACAATCGGCGCTGCGATCACCATGCTGGCGCAGTTTGCGATGTTTTTTGGCGGCGGTGGCCGCGACCGCGAGAACGGGCCGAGCCCGATCGCACTGATCGCCACCATGCTGCTGGCGCCGATTGCCGCGTCACTGATTCAGATGGCTGTCTCCAGGTCGCGGGAGTTTGTGGCCGATCGCACGGGCGCGCAAATCGCCGGGTCGCCCGTCGGCCTCGCCCAGGCCCTCAAGCGCCTCGAAGCCGGGTCGAAGCAGATTCCGATGGACGCCAACCAGGCCACAGCGCACATGTTCATCGTGTCGCCGCTGACGGGCAAGGGGTTCAGTTCGCTGTTCTCCACCCACCCGCCCACCCAGGCGCGCGTCGACGCGCTCATGCGCTTGCAGTTTCAGTGA